The following proteins come from a genomic window of Lachnoclostridium phytofermentans ISDg:
- the lspA gene encoding signal peptidase II, with protein sequence MEQENLLSKKSYIKYGILFVILLILDQITKYFAKSQFADGDSLVIIPKTLRLIYHENDGAAWGIFSGRAYLLTFITVVAVIVMAFLFFKLPRTKKYNAIRYILVFIAAGAAGNNLIDRILYGHVIDFIYFELIDFPVFNVADIYITCSTILFAILLLFYYKDDDFSFISKKKKD encoded by the coding sequence ATGGAACAGGAGAATTTATTATCGAAAAAGTCTTACATTAAGTACGGTATTTTGTTTGTGATACTGCTTATCCTTGATCAGATAACAAAATATTTTGCAAAGTCACAATTTGCGGATGGAGATTCGCTTGTTATAATACCAAAAACCCTTAGGTTAATCTATCACGAGAATGATGGAGCAGCTTGGGGGATCTTTAGTGGCAGAGCCTACCTTTTAACTTTTATTACTGTAGTAGCTGTCATCGTTATGGCATTTTTATTTTTTAAATTACCAAGAACTAAAAAATATAATGCAATACGTTATATCTTAGTATTTATTGCTGCCGGTGCTGCTGGTAATAATTTAATTGATCGAATTTTATATGGTCATGTCATTGATTTTATCTATTTTGAGTTAATCGATTTTCCAGTATTTAATGTTGCAGACATCTATATCACATGTTCTACAATCTTGTTTGCAATATTGCTTTTATTTTATTATAAAGACGATGATTTTTCGTTCATTAGTAAGAAAAAGAAGGATTAG
- the minD gene encoding septum site-determining protein MinD: protein MGEVIVVTSGKGGVGKTTTTANVGTGLAKLDKKVVLIDTDIGLRNLDVVLGLENRIVYNLVDVIEGNCRIKQALIKDKRYPNLYLLPSAQTRDKSSVTPEQMRKLSDELRGEFDYILMDCPAGIEQGFQNAIAGADRALVVTTPEVSAVRDADRIIGLLEANEMKKTELIVNRLRMDMVKRGDMMSSEDVVEILAINLIGVVPDDENIVISTNQGEPLVGSDSMAGKAYMNICRRITGEEVPYLDLNSKQGFFSKLFKKN, encoded by the coding sequence ATGGGAGAAGTAATCGTTGTAACATCCGGAAAGGGTGGAGTTGGTAAAACAACAACTACAGCAAATGTGGGAACAGGACTTGCAAAGCTTGACAAAAAAGTTGTATTAATCGACACCGATATCGGGTTAAGAAATTTAGATGTAGTTTTAGGACTTGAGAATCGTATTGTTTATAACTTAGTCGATGTAATAGAAGGCAATTGTCGTATAAAGCAAGCATTAATTAAGGACAAGCGTTACCCTAATCTTTATTTATTACCATCTGCACAAACAAGAGATAAATCCTCAGTAACACCGGAACAGATGAGAAAGCTATCCGATGAATTACGTGGAGAATTTGATTACATATTAATGGACTGTCCTGCTGGTATTGAGCAAGGATTTCAAAATGCCATCGCTGGCGCTGACAGAGCATTAGTAGTCACAACTCCAGAGGTTTCTGCTGTACGTGATGCAGACAGAATCATTGGGTTGTTGGAAGCAAATGAGATGAAGAAAACAGAGCTCATCGTAAACCGTCTTCGTATGGATATGGTAAAACGAGGAGACATGATGTCAAGTGAAGATGTTGTGGAGATTTTAGCTATCAATTTGATTGGTGTTGTCCCAGATGATGAAAATATTGTCATTTCAACAAATCAGGGAGAGCCTTTGGTTGGTTCCGATTCTATGGCAGGTAAGGCATATATGAATATTTGCCGCCGTATTACAGGAGAAGAGGTACCATATCTTGACTTAAATTCCAAGCAGGGGTTCTTTAGTAAACTGTTTAAGAAAAACTAA
- a CDS encoding FtsW/RodA/SpoVE family cell cycle protein: MFKTLFKSIFNFEEYDLKHYQVSMLAIISILGVIGMVLIRRLQDANERQFEKQIIGYAVGLIVAVVVSLIDYHFVAKFFIPLYFINIALLVITKFTPLGKSHYLAQRWILIGSTEVQPSELTRIIMIIFLAKFFDIVRRQINKASIIFLALILMVIPISLIFIQPDLSVSIVLFATFLCMFYMAGLSYKIILPTLAIGIPSFIAFFWYVQQEYQVILNDYQRDRILAMLHPERFPQLAYQQVNAAKCIRAGGISGKWLTDAEVTLKASKVPVIESDFIFTAIAEAFGFVGSMIVIVLLMIFIYKALKIARMAKDFMGMLIASGIASLTMFQLFVNIGVVTSLLPNTGIPLPFVSSGLSALLGNMLMLGVLLNVSLQNKRMLPQKETLSL; this comes from the coding sequence ATGTTTAAAACTTTGTTCAAATCTATTTTTAATTTTGAGGAATATGATCTAAAGCATTATCAGGTATCAATGCTAGCTATCATATCGATACTTGGTGTTATTGGTATGGTGTTGATCAGACGTTTACAAGATGCGAATGAAAGACAGTTTGAAAAGCAAATCATTGGCTACGCAGTTGGTTTAATTGTTGCGGTGGTTGTCTCACTTATAGACTACCACTTTGTTGCCAAGTTTTTTATTCCGCTTTATTTTATTAATATAGCTTTACTTGTAATCACAAAATTTACTCCACTTGGTAAATCACATTATTTGGCGCAAAGATGGATTTTAATTGGCTCCACTGAAGTACAGCCTTCTGAGCTAACCAGAATTATAATGATCATATTCTTAGCAAAGTTTTTTGACATCGTTAGGCGGCAAATTAATAAAGCATCGATCATTTTTCTGGCATTAATTCTAATGGTAATACCGATTAGCTTAATTTTTATCCAGCCGGATTTATCAGTAAGTATTGTATTGTTTGCAACATTTTTATGTATGTTTTATATGGCAGGGCTTAGCTACAAGATAATTTTGCCAACTCTAGCAATTGGTATACCAAGTTTTATCGCGTTCTTTTGGTACGTACAGCAAGAGTACCAAGTAATTCTAAACGATTATCAAAGAGATCGAATCTTAGCTATGCTACATCCAGAGCGATTTCCACAGCTGGCTTATCAGCAGGTAAATGCTGCTAAGTGCATTCGTGCAGGCGGTATTTCGGGTAAATGGTTAACTGATGCAGAGGTTACGCTTAAAGCTAGTAAAGTTCCAGTTATTGAGAGTGACTTTATTTTCACTGCGATTGCAGAAGCATTTGGTTTTGTTGGAAGCATGATAGTCATAGTATTGCTAATGATTTTCATCTATAAAGCATTGAAAATTGCTCGAATGGCGAAAGATTTTATGGGAATGTTAATTGCTTCTGGTATAGCATCATTGACGATGTTTCAGCTTTTTGTTAATATTGGAGTTGTAACTTCATTATTACCGAATACTGGTATTCCGTTACCATTTGTCAGTTCGGGTTTAAGTGCTTTATTGGGAAATATGTTGATGTTAGGCGTATTATTGAATGTAAGTCTTCAAAATAAAAGGATGTTACCACAAAAGGAGACATTATCACTATAG
- a CDS encoding HlyD family efflux transporter periplasmic adaptor subunit: protein MQENSKVVKFKKRRSINIGVIIFIIILIYTGLNVYLYLSKPQISIFEVSEQPLSQENIVQGVITREEKMITTDRSGYVNYYFREGARVAKDSTIYSIDESKKIYEKLTDTTGGIKFSKMDAASIRKDIAKFQYTYQDSNYSDVYNFRDEISASIRNILDVNLLSNMQEIINSTGLSSNFGVVKAGEAGIISYYSDTLDGLLPDNVAEATFNMEQYERKNLRTGEIIENSQNVYKLLNEDHWNIVAPISAELANQLQDRTMITFTITLDQFQVRAPFTVEKKGESWFLNIALDKYVTRYLRERFLEIEIQLKKESGLKIPKSAITEKEFYMIPIEYFTNGGDSGELGLVREVYNETTKALEPRFTACEIYYEDETYGYVDKETFGENDFILSDKTTDRFRISLRGKLEGVYNVNKGYAVFRRIERLSENDEYVIVKKGTKRGLSVYDHIALDATKVIESAVIY, encoded by the coding sequence ATGCAGGAGAATTCAAAGGTAGTCAAATTTAAAAAAAGAAGATCGATTAATATAGGTGTTATCATTTTCATAATAATCTTAATTTATACAGGGTTAAATGTGTATTTATATTTATCGAAACCTCAGATTTCGATTTTTGAAGTTTCAGAACAACCACTTTCTCAGGAGAATATTGTACAAGGTGTGATAACTAGAGAAGAGAAAATGATTACAACAGATCGATCTGGTTATGTGAATTACTACTTTCGTGAAGGTGCAAGGGTTGCGAAGGATTCTACGATCTATTCTATAGATGAAAGTAAGAAGATTTACGAAAAACTAACGGATACAACAGGCGGAATAAAATTTTCCAAGATGGACGCAGCCAGTATACGTAAAGATATAGCAAAATTCCAATATACGTATCAAGATAGCAATTACTCGGATGTTTATAATTTCAGAGATGAGATATCAGCTAGTATTCGTAATATTTTGGATGTTAATTTACTTTCTAATATGCAGGAGATTATTAACAGTACTGGTTTAAGTTCAAACTTTGGTGTTGTGAAAGCCGGGGAAGCTGGAATTATTTCTTATTATTCTGATACTCTTGATGGGTTATTGCCAGACAATGTAGCAGAAGCAACATTTAACATGGAACAATATGAAAGAAAGAATTTGCGTACTGGAGAAATCATTGAAAATAGCCAAAATGTATATAAACTGCTGAATGAGGATCATTGGAACATCGTTGCACCTATTTCTGCAGAATTAGCAAATCAATTACAAGATAGAACAATGATTACTTTTACGATAACTCTAGATCAATTTCAAGTGAGAGCACCATTTACAGTTGAAAAAAAAGGGGAATCATGGTTTCTAAATATTGCGTTAGATAAGTATGTTACAAGATATTTAAGGGAAAGATTTCTAGAGATAGAGATACAGTTAAAAAAAGAGTCAGGATTAAAAATACCAAAATCAGCGATTACAGAGAAGGAATTTTATATGATACCAATTGAGTATTTTACCAATGGTGGTGACTCTGGAGAGCTTGGCTTAGTTCGTGAAGTATATAATGAAACAACAAAAGCATTAGAACCAAGGTTTACAGCTTGCGAAATATACTATGAAGATGAAACTTATGGTTATGTTGATAAAGAAACCTTTGGAGAAAACGATTTTATTCTATCGGACAAAACTACAGATAGATTCCGAATCAGTCTTAGAGGGAAACTGGAAGGTGTTTATAACGTCAACAAGGGGTATGCTGTTTTTAGACGTATTGAACGATTGTCTGAAAACGACGAGTACGTAATTGTTAAAAAAGGTACGAAGCGAGGACTGTCTGTATATGACCATATCGCACTAGATGCAACTAAGGTAATAGAATCTGCTGTAATTTATTAA
- the mgsA gene encoding methylglyoxal synthase, with amino-acid sequence MNIGMIAHDAKKKLMQNFCIAYRGILSKHQLYATGTTGRLIEEVTNLNVHKYLAGHLGGEQQMGAQIEHNEIDMVIFLRDPLTPKSHEPDIMTVVHLCDTHNIPLATNLATAELLIKALDRGDLDWRDLFKGK; translated from the coding sequence GTGAATATTGGAATGATAGCACATGATGCGAAAAAGAAATTGATGCAGAACTTCTGTATTGCGTACCGTGGTATTTTGTCAAAGCATCAGTTATATGCGACGGGAACCACAGGTAGATTAATTGAAGAGGTAACAAATTTAAATGTTCATAAATATTTAGCAGGTCATCTAGGTGGCGAACAGCAGATGGGTGCTCAAATAGAGCATAATGAAATCGATATGGTTATCTTTTTACGTGATCCTTTAACTCCAAAATCACACGAACCAGATATTATGACAGTTGTCCATCTTTGTGACACACATAATATTCCACTTGCGACCAACCTAGCTACAGCAGAACTTTTGATTAAAGCTTTGGATCGTGGGGATTTGGATTGGCGTGATTTATTCAAGGGAAAATGA
- a CDS encoding YlmH family RNA-binding protein yields the protein MNLEKEEFLFRKIILESAKSAYHKEICVYTDFLNINEISIFHSMEKELPLLAYSMYGGYEGAERVRICFHGDMVKEHGNIMLQTEDKNDYPIQCLRIYPASEKFAGELDHRDYLGAILNVGIERSKLGDILVRGKEAYCYCDSLLSDFITTSLSKVRHNVVRVEMIKPDEVQATISFREVTGSVASFRLDSLIALAFHTSRSSITGLIAGEKVFVNARLVTSNSYMLKPDDIVSVRGYGKFKFKEQGGISKKGRIYATLSIYQ from the coding sequence ATGAATTTAGAGAAAGAAGAGTTTCTTTTTCGTAAGATTATATTAGAATCAGCGAAAAGTGCTTATCATAAGGAGATATGTGTATATACTGATTTCTTAAATATAAATGAAATCAGTATATTTCATAGTATGGAGAAAGAATTACCTTTGCTAGCTTACTCGATGTATGGTGGATATGAGGGTGCAGAAAGGGTTCGTATTTGTTTTCATGGAGATATGGTAAAAGAACATGGAAATATCATGTTGCAAACAGAGGATAAAAACGACTATCCAATTCAATGCCTTAGAATCTATCCAGCAAGTGAAAAATTTGCAGGAGAGCTCGATCACAGAGATTATTTGGGGGCTATTCTTAACGTAGGTATTGAACGTTCGAAACTTGGTGACATCTTAGTGAGGGGAAAAGAGGCTTATTGTTATTGTGATTCTCTGCTAAGTGATTTTATTACTACTAGCCTTAGCAAAGTAAGACACAATGTCGTTCGTGTTGAAATGATAAAACCAGATGAAGTGCAAGCTACAATATCCTTTAGAGAAGTAACCGGTAGTGTTGCTTCTTTTCGTTTGGATTCCCTTATTGCACTTGCTTTTCACACTTCAAGAAGCAGCATTACTGGTTTAATTGCTGGTGAAAAGGTATTTGTCAATGCAAGATTAGTCACTTCCAATAGTTATATGTTAAAACCTGATGATATTGTTTCTGTACGAGGATATGGTAAATTTAAGTTTAAGGAACAGGGTGGTATCTCTAAAAAGGGCAGGATATACGCAACATTATCTATATACCAATAG
- a CDS encoding DivIVA domain-containing protein, with protein MITPIEIQSKTFKSGGLGYDKKDVDSFLREVLLSYEQIYRENMEMKDKISVLTEGIQYYKTIEKTLQKALVLAEKTAEDTKAQALVTAKNIENEAMTRAQIIVADAKNELEHLHAQTIGLLQQYEKYKLQFKNLAAAQIELLQSNCFDISIAKIETFVTLNEKDENVTKAENDNFNEAGRTALTENNVGKNQMPPVGNKNNKYDERVGNKNQHINNKNHHSNNKNQNKTNWQANSSVMNNKNHNFNNNKHEKKQYQVTEKEYMDALEQVSAASEEITLEEYNELMKSTFSNTEPVAEQQDEFSFINLEDDED; from the coding sequence ATGATTACACCAATAGAAATACAAAGTAAAACTTTCAAATCCGGTGGACTTGGGTATGATAAGAAGGATGTGGATTCCTTCTTACGCGAGGTATTGTTAAGTTATGAGCAGATATACCGTGAAAATATGGAGATGAAAGATAAGATTTCAGTCTTAACAGAAGGAATTCAATACTACAAAACAATAGAAAAAACATTACAAAAAGCTTTAGTTTTAGCAGAAAAAACAGCAGAAGATACAAAAGCGCAGGCACTTGTTACTGCAAAAAATATTGAAAATGAGGCTATGACGAGAGCACAGATTATTGTTGCTGACGCTAAGAATGAATTGGAACACTTACATGCTCAAACAATTGGGCTATTGCAACAGTATGAAAAATATAAATTGCAATTTAAAAATTTAGCAGCAGCTCAAATAGAATTATTACAAAGCAATTGTTTTGATATCAGTATTGCTAAAATTGAAACCTTTGTAACTCTAAATGAAAAGGATGAGAATGTTACAAAGGCTGAGAATGATAATTTTAATGAGGCAGGAAGAACAGCACTTACAGAAAATAATGTGGGCAAGAATCAAATGCCTCCAGTCGGAAATAAGAATAATAAATATGATGAAAGAGTTGGAAATAAAAATCAACATATAAATAATAAGAATCATCATTCCAATAATAAGAATCAAAACAAGACGAATTGGCAAGCTAATTCGTCTGTCATGAATAATAAAAATCACAATTTTAATAATAATAAACATGAAAAGAAGCAATATCAGGTTACAGAGAAAGAATATATGGATGCTTTAGAGCAGGTCAGTGCGGCAAGTGAAGAAATCACATTAGAAGAATATAATGAATTAATGAAAAGTACATTCTCTAATACAGAACCAGTGGCGGAGCAACAGGATGAGTTTTCCTTTATTAATCTAGAGGATGACGAAGATTAA
- a CDS encoding cell division protein SepF, whose protein sequence is MANLFKNILDSLKLTDDEDLDDYDDYVSELEEKERRKTERQEQRQAVKQEKRTFPSQRPAFSEEAPTSSSSKLSAASGSSDFADLRKERSQRMEKTNVSKVVPIRNPQKGLEVCIMKPTSFEDSQDICDMLLSGRAAVINLEGFDVDLAQRVMDFISGAVYSLNGKLHQISSYIFIISPDSVDISGDYLDLIRQNGFEVPTLNKDF, encoded by the coding sequence ATGGCAAATTTATTTAAAAATATTCTGGATTCCTTAAAGTTGACAGATGATGAAGATTTAGATGATTATGATGATTACGTAAGTGAACTAGAGGAAAAAGAACGCAGGAAGACAGAAAGGCAAGAGCAGAGACAAGCTGTAAAGCAGGAAAAAAGAACATTTCCGTCACAAAGACCTGCATTCTCTGAAGAAGCACCAACAAGTAGTTCATCAAAACTTTCCGCAGCTTCCGGATCATCAGACTTTGCAGATTTAAGAAAAGAACGTTCTCAGCGGATGGAAAAGACCAATGTTAGTAAGGTGGTTCCTATCAGAAATCCTCAAAAGGGCTTAGAAGTGTGTATAATGAAACCTACTAGTTTTGAAGATTCGCAGGATATCTGTGATATGTTATTATCGGGACGTGCAGCGGTTATCAACTTAGAAGGATTTGATGTGGATCTTGCTCAGCGTGTGATGGATTTTATTTCAGGAGCAGTTTATTCTTTAAATGGAAAATTACATCAGATTTCAAGTTATATTTTTATTATATCACCGGATTCTGTAGATATTTCAGGCGATTATCTAGATTTGATTCGTCAAAATGGTTTCGAAGTTCCGACACTTAATAAGGATTTTTAG
- a CDS encoding YggS family pyridoxal phosphate-dependent enzyme, translating to MIQDNITNVLQKIEAACKRSNRSKEEVTLIAVSKTKPFEMLMEAYHAGLREFGENKVQELCDKCEKFVPESSSAPISITQLDNSSYDSNLSPEINWHMIGHLQRNKVKYIVDKVKLIHSVDSFRLAEQIDIEAKKKGVLVDILVEINIADEESKFGVKPSAVETLIREIASLSSICVKGLMTVAPFTENAEENRTYFNKMHQLYVDINEKNIDNVSMKILSMGMTGDYEVAIEEGSTMVRVGTGIFGERNYSE from the coding sequence ATGATACAAGACAATATAACAAATGTATTACAAAAGATCGAAGCGGCATGTAAGCGGAGTAATCGATCAAAAGAGGAAGTTACATTAATTGCAGTTAGTAAGACAAAACCATTTGAGATGTTAATGGAAGCTTATCATGCTGGATTAAGAGAATTTGGAGAAAATAAAGTCCAGGAGTTATGTGATAAGTGTGAAAAATTTGTACCTGAGTCGTCCTCGGCACCAATATCCATAACGCAGTTAGACAATTCTTCTTATGATTCTAATTTGTCTCCTGAGATAAATTGGCATATGATAGGTCATTTACAGAGAAATAAAGTGAAATATATTGTAGATAAAGTGAAGCTAATTCATTCTGTGGATTCCTTTCGCTTAGCAGAGCAGATTGATATTGAGGCTAAGAAAAAAGGGGTCCTGGTCGATATATTGGTTGAGATTAATATTGCTGACGAAGAATCGAAATTTGGTGTCAAACCAAGCGCGGTAGAGACACTAATTCGTGAGATTGCAAGCTTGTCCTCGATTTGTGTCAAAGGCTTAATGACAGTGGCGCCTTTTACAGAAAATGCCGAGGAAAATAGAACCTATTTTAATAAAATGCACCAATTATATGTTGACATCAATGAAAAAAACATTGATAATGTATCTATGAAAATACTTTCGATGGGAATGACCGGCGACTATGAGGTAGCAATAGAAGAAGGCTCTACTATGGTTCGCGTGGGAACCGGTATCTTTGGGGAGCGCAATTATAGCGAATAA
- the aroB gene encoding 3-dehydroquinate synthase: protein MLDLYDRLEVKYDEKPCYDIVLKESFQDLIEEINAFELKNRKICIVTDSNVGLYYLKQLEELLLGVPGKVVSFVFPAGEDNKNLETVQNLYEYLIRESFDRNDVLLALGGGVVGDLTGYTAATYLRGIRFLQVPTSLLAMVDSSIGGKTGVDFKAYKNMVGAFHMPSCVYMNLECLKTLEERIFLSGMGEIIKHGLIQDKAYYEWLKDNKDAIVAKDIAVLRKMVGRSCEIKRAVVEIDPHEHNERAWLNFGHTIGHAVEKWMEFTLLHGECVAIGMSAAIFLSYERGYLTKEEHEDILSTIEAFKLPIRVQKLEIANILEALSRDKKMDAGQIKFILLRSIGEAFIDTTITKKELIRAIEFIMEER, encoded by the coding sequence ATGCTTGATTTGTACGATCGATTGGAAGTAAAGTATGATGAGAAACCTTGCTATGATATTGTTCTAAAAGAGTCTTTTCAGGACTTAATAGAAGAAATCAATGCTTTTGAGTTAAAAAATAGAAAAATATGTATCGTTACAGACAGTAATGTCGGTCTTTATTATCTTAAACAATTAGAGGAGCTTTTACTTGGGGTTCCTGGTAAGGTGGTATCCTTTGTTTTCCCAGCAGGTGAGGACAATAAGAATCTTGAGACTGTACAGAATTTATATGAGTATTTAATCAGAGAGAGTTTTGACCGCAATGATGTTTTATTAGCACTTGGCGGTGGTGTAGTAGGAGATTTGACTGGTTATACTGCAGCAACTTATCTAAGAGGAATAAGGTTCTTACAGGTACCTACTTCTCTTTTGGCAATGGTTGATTCCAGTATTGGAGGAAAAACTGGAGTTGATTTTAAAGCCTATAAGAATATGGTAGGAGCATTTCATATGCCTTCCTGTGTTTATATGAATTTAGAATGCCTTAAAACATTAGAGGAGCGAATTTTTCTTTCAGGTATGGGAGAGATAATAAAGCATGGATTAATTCAGGATAAGGCTTACTATGAATGGCTAAAAGATAATAAGGATGCAATTGTAGCAAAAGACATCGCGGTACTACGAAAAATGGTTGGTCGAAGCTGCGAGATAAAACGTGCAGTGGTAGAAATTGATCCTCATGAACATAACGAAAGAGCATGGCTTAACTTTGGACACACCATTGGACATGCAGTTGAAAAATGGATGGAATTTACCTTATTACATGGAGAATGTGTGGCAATTGGTATGTCTGCAGCAATCTTTCTTTCCTATGAAAGAGGATACTTAACGAAAGAAGAACATGAGGATATCTTATCCACTATAGAGGCATTCAAACTACCAATCAGAGTGCAAAAATTAGAGATAGCAAATATTTTAGAAGCATTAAGCCGTGATAAAAAAATGGATGCAGGTCAAATAAAATTTATACTATTACGTAGCATTGGAGAGGCATTCATTGATACAACAATAACGAAGAAAGAGCTTATTAGGGCAATTGAGTTCATTATGGAAGAAAGGTAA
- the minE gene encoding cell division topological specificity factor MinE — translation MALMDFFKKKASGSVAKDRLKLVLVSDRAGCSPEIMEQIKNDIIAVISKYIVIDQEGLDIKITQTESEGNNGNVPALFANIPIKDLKHSK, via the coding sequence ATGGCTTTAATGGATTTTTTTAAAAAGAAAGCATCGGGAAGTGTCGCGAAGGACAGGTTAAAACTTGTCTTAGTGTCGGATCGCGCTGGTTGTTCTCCTGAAATCATGGAACAGATTAAAAACGATATTATCGCTGTGATATCAAAATATATAGTAATAGACCAAGAAGGTCTAGATATCAAAATAACTCAGACGGAATCAGAAGGCAATAACGGAAATGTACCAGCGTTATTTGCCAATATTCCGATCAAAGACCTAAAGCACAGTAAGTAA
- a CDS encoding DUF378 domain-containing protein, translating to MKVIDYIALVLVIIGAINWGLIGFFQFDLVRFIFGNMTILARTIYALVGISGLYALSYFGRLKNDDM from the coding sequence ATGAAAGTTATTGATTATATTGCTCTAGTTCTTGTTATTATCGGTGCAATCAACTGGGGATTAATTGGATTTTTCCAGTTTGATTTAGTACGATTCATATTTGGTAATATGACCATTTTAGCTCGCACCATATATGCATTAGTTGGTATATCCGGCTTATATGCTTTAAGCTATTTTGGTAGATTAAAAAATGACGATATGTAA
- a CDS encoding D-alanyl-D-alanine carboxypeptidase family protein: MKKVVVLVLSISLLLTGCSKQSDVLMLYSGTDGKMIESIGTYVDAVAGDFLTKDYSVVDESQNHMEDPAIPAIAAFMIDDTDHQVLFAKNVYDRIYPASTTKLLTALIVLKYGDLKDSVTIEKDNAGVTTYGAKLCNFKAGDVVSMETLLNCLLVYSGNDAAVAIAEHMYGSVEEFVKKMNEEAANIGATNTHFTNPHGLHDPNHYTTAYDMYLIFKECLKYEKFVPIIKQINYEASITDKDGKLRRKSYETTNMFLLGTKETPEGVTVFGGKTGSTGDAGDCLILYSNSADGKAYISAVFKAAGKTSLYNQHAHLLEME; encoded by the coding sequence TTGAAGAAAGTAGTTGTGTTAGTTTTAAGTATCAGTTTGCTACTTACGGGCTGTTCGAAACAATCAGATGTATTAATGCTATATTCCGGTACCGATGGTAAAATGATTGAAAGTATCGGAACTTATGTAGATGCTGTAGCTGGAGATTTTCTAACAAAAGATTACAGTGTTGTGGATGAAAGTCAAAACCACATGGAAGATCCGGCGATTCCAGCAATAGCAGCATTTATGATTGATGACACAGATCATCAAGTATTGTTTGCGAAAAATGTATATGATAGAATCTATCCAGCAAGTACAACGAAATTATTGACAGCACTCATTGTACTTAAGTATGGTGATCTAAAGGATAGTGTTACGATAGAAAAGGACAATGCAGGGGTTACTACTTATGGCGCCAAACTATGTAATTTTAAAGCTGGTGACGTAGTTTCAATGGAAACTCTTCTGAATTGTTTATTAGTCTACTCTGGAAATGATGCAGCAGTCGCTATTGCAGAGCATATGTATGGTTCTGTAGAGGAGTTTGTAAAAAAGATGAATGAGGAAGCTGCTAATATTGGAGCAACCAATACGCATTTTACAAATCCTCATGGGCTACATGACCCGAATCATTATACAACAGCATATGATATGTACTTAATCTTTAAAGAATGTTTAAAATATGAGAAATTTGTTCCGATTATAAAGCAGATAAACTATGAGGCTTCCATTACAGATAAGGACGGAAAGCTTCGAAGAAAATCTTATGAAACAACAAATATGTTTTTACTTGGTACGAAAGAGACTCCGGAAGGAGTTACAGTGTTTGGTGGAAAGACTGGAAGTACCGGTGATGCGGGAGATTGTTTGATTCTTTACAGTAACTCAGCGGATGGAAAAGCGTATATTAGTGCAGTTTTTAAAGCTGCTGGGAAAACGAGTTTATATAATCAACATGCTCACCTTTTAGAGATGGAATAA